In Fusarium oxysporum f. sp. lycopersici 4287 chromosome 9, whole genome shotgun sequence, the genomic stretch ATCTTCGTCCTTGAACCAATCTGCCAATACCAACTTGCCTCCAGGCTTGAGTACTTTCATCACATTCTCAAAGAATAACGCCTTGTTTGGAAAATGGCTAAGAGCTTCACTTATCCATACTGCATCAAAGGTGCCCTGTTGGTCGCTGAAGAAGTCGCCCATCTTCTCGGCGTCAAGCTCGAGAAATTTGACTTTTCCCTCGCCGAGTTTGGTGAAGCCATTGTCATCTGACACATCAGACGAAGAGGTGTCTTCGATAGCAGCTTTGGTCAGGCGATTTGCGATCTCGACTTGTTTGCTTGAGATGGTTATGCCCGTCACAGAGCTACCATGTTTGGAAGCGAGATACCGCGATGTTCCACCGATACCacagccaacatcaagaaccgAGCTGTTAGATGGAAGATTTGAAATGTCGAGAAGGAGCTGAATGAGATTGGCTTGAGCTTCCTCCTTTGTCTGCGTGGCTTCAGACTCTGGTGTTGGCCAGTACCCGTGATGGATATGTTCGCCCCTAGTAAGCCAGTGGGTCAGCAATCGCTAAGCTTTCTGGGAGGTAGATTGTTTTCACGTACCACAAACTCAAATAGTAGTCACTTGCAAGATCATAATGGAGCTTGATTCTGTCCTTGAGGACTTGCATAGTTGAGTGAGCGAGGCCGAGGGGAGTGTCATATTGCTTGCTCAGGTCGGTAGTTTGGTCAGACACTGCTGCGGCGGCCATGACTTCTGATGCTCGAGGTCGTACGGAAGTAAAATATTGAAGCAATTGCTCAAGTTTGTTTGCAAATTGTGTATCAGAATCACACAACAACGTTTATAATGAGCTGTTGTCAGGGAGTGCGTATGTACCCCGCGCGTAAGATATGCGCATCAGTGACTGCAGGGTGACACAATCGTTACCTCTCTGTCTCTGAAGACCATGCTGGGGAATAGGCTAGTTTACGAGAACAGAAAGAGGCTAGAAATGTTGGACAAAAGGCACGCAAACACACCTCAATATGACTGTCAAAGGAGTCTATAAGATTACAGTTATGTATCCCGATGGAGTTGGACAAGCTGGGTTGGTATATATGTCAAATGAGGCAACATGACTTAAAATGCCTGGTCTTACCAGTTGTAATCTGGGCCTCACTGAACCCTTTGAGATAGAGGAGACCGGTGATTATCCAAGCCAGTCTACTAAGGCAGATTTCCGAATCCTTTTATGCATCTAGTTTTCTGTAATTAAGTAGTAAAGCATACATGGTCGCTTAATAGAACTTCCTTGCGACACACACACGATTTGATCCGGGCACATCAAGTTTGCGTGCGCGGTTGTGACTGAATCGTCTGCTGTACTGAAGCAAGCGAAGTAGGGTTTCTTTTCTTGAAAAAATGCTGGTGACCTCCAAGGACAACAAATTAAAGTTGTTTCTCCCTGTTGTTTCCGGACAAGCAGCAACCTGACTTGGATGATGCAGATATGTTCAACTTGCTCACTGCCACAGACAACAGGCACTCTTTATTGACTGACAACTGTTTTTAATAACAGATTTCGACGCGACAATAGAAAGCATGCTTTTAACAAAGGAATCTCATTATTTTAAGCTCTTCTGGGATCCAATGGTTGGCTGCTCAACTTGTAGACGTTCTGCCTTCAGTGGGCTCCGTTTCACTACGCGCCAAAAGAGCTACCAGCGGCTGTAACCGCAACCAATCGTTTTACACTGGAACGACCAAGACGCGACCACTTTCCGATGGCTCGATACACAAAGCGCTTCGCAAGATTGAAACTCGAACTCTATTTTGAGTACTCACAAGATGAGGAATTATTTGCTTGTCGCTCAGCATCTTTCATCAGGTCACGAACAACACAAGTTGTTGAACCAGAGGAAAACAAGACGAATGAACCCCCGCCATATGACATCATACTCTTCAGCCCAACTTGACTACGGCTAATGAGCTTTGACTACAAactctatctatctatctttAAACACCTCACTCACCTGTTCACCTGGCCCTGGCCATATCTCACCGCTGACCAAGTTTCAGAATATGCAAGACGATGATCAGAAACAAATCCAGCCAACCCGTAACTCTTTCCAGAACATCCTGTTTCAACTACAACTCATCAAGTGGCGATTTATTTGGACGAGATCGGCGGTTACCGACCACGTGAACCCCTGTCAACGAGGGCCCTGAAGGGAGACCCTTAGACCTATCTGGGCTACTTGGGGAAGCTCGTCACCAGGGTCCAGGGGCTTCAACGGTGAAGAGGCCCCTGTTTGGAAGCTTGATTGGCTGCCAGCCCTGGTAACTCCAACGACATCCTGGTGCGCCACCTCGAAAAAACATTTACCACCAAGAAATGTTCTGGCGATGATCATAGCCTTTTGAAATCATTTCTCGGAGGACCCTGCTTTTTCTAGTGACCTACACGATGGCATTTACGGCGCAGTTAAATTAGCCAAATAGCCAGCATATCGGAATCAGTCGACAGCTCCGCCACTGCGCTCATGGCTTCAGGCTGGGGTTTCATGGGAAACAGCTTGCAATGGCGTCACCCGCTTGGACTACCAAGATGTGCCGCCTTCCTATCAGTTATATGCCCATACTCTTCGCCGCCAACTGATGGTGAGGTTTGGAATGCTGGGCACCACTCACCTTATCGCTCCACGGTGTTCCCCTTGCACTCTGCGTGAGTCACTATATATCTATACTTCAACTCGCACCCCATTCACTTGGAGGCTGCAGCAGTTGATGCCGTGATATTGCGAGTACAGTGCTACCTACAGTACCTTTCTCATTGTGCAAGTCCTCTACGGAGCGGCCTTATAACATTCAACCCATGCTTGAGGCGGTTGGGCCACTCAAAGCGACAAGTCGAACAAGTCAAGCAACCTCGCACCTATAGCCAGCTCAACCGTAtcctcaactcaactcaagcTCAACCTCAGCTGTTAATCTAATACAAACGCTACCTACCTCACTATCCTTGCGGTCCGTTTGCTCTTGGCTCGGTTTCGGAACCGTTTGTGTTCAGGCCTTTGCCAGCATCGTGACTGGTCACCAGTATAGGCGGGCGCTTAGCTCACTCAACTCAACCTCACTCTCGTACCCTAAGCGCTGCCGCCAGAATTGTCAAAGGCGTTTCTGTTACAGCTGATTTCTATTGGAATTTGTTATTCATTGGATACTCTATTTGTGGAGTGAGTCAGGTATGTTTTGCGTCAAAGCTTTCTCAATCACTCTCTCTTATTGTTGCTATTCCCCTTCCTATTGTTCTATTGTTCGGCCTTTTCTTTCACTCATACACAATCGCACTTCAACCTTGCACAATCAACATGGAATCATAGACGATAGACTGGAAATACTTTTTGCTCACGGCCGTCATTTCCTTTGTCCCATTTCTTTCATCTTTCATCTTGGGCTCTTTACCTAATTAATCTTTGTCCCTTCGTCGTGTaaatcatcatcacatcTCACTCGAACCcagcctcctcttccttcgGTCTTCGCATTTTTCTACTTATACAATCTCATACAAACTTAATCGTTTGCATTTACCAACAAACACAGATTCAAGATGTTCTCCTCACGGAAAGAAAACGACGACCCGCCGGTCTACCCGGCCGTACCCAACTCCCTCCGGTCAGAATCATTCGAAATGACCGAGATGCGAAAAGTTCAAGAAGCTAGAGCCGATACTGCTCCAAATATTACTCCCTACCTCAGCCTCAGAGCAAGGCTCTCCCAAATATGGATGAATCGCTGGACAATTCTCCTCATCCTAGTCCTGGTCCGAGTCATGATCCTCATTGTCGATCTCAAAGAAAACGTCGGAGATGCCAAAGTCAAAGCCCTCTCCGCCTGTACCAAAGTCGAAGATGTTGGCAGCGCCATGGCCTCCATGCCTCATTACCTCTCTAGGGGCGTAAACGAACTCGCAGCCTCTGGAATCGAAAAGTCAGTCGATGCCATGGTGTACTTGCTCGACCTGGTCCTTGTCGGCGTCAAGAACATGATCGTGTTCTACATCAACTTTCTAACTGCCACTTACGTGTGCCTGATTACCGCCATGGTCCACGGCAGTCTGGATGTTGTTGCCGATGTCACTGAAGGGGCAACTGAAAAGTTCAACGGCGTGATTGACAAGGCTGTGGAAAAGATAGACAGCCTCTCCAAGGAACTTGAAGATGGCATTAATAAGGTCACCAAGGGAATTGAAGACTCTGTCTTTGGAGACCTTGTTCCCGATATCCCCAAGGTTGACTTCTCCAGCCCCGTCAAGGAACTAAAGGACTTTGACATCAAGTCCGAAGATTTCGTTAAGGATGTCCGTAAATTGGAAGACGATCTCCCTGACTTCCGAGAAGTCCAGAACTTGACGGAGCAAGCCATCTCGATCCCGTTCGACTTCGTCCGCAAAGCCCTCAACGAAACCTACGGCAATTACAAATTCGATCGGGATGTCTTCCCTCtcgcccagaagaagaagctgaccTTCTGTTCTGAGAACACTGCTCTCaacgacttcttcaacaacctgTTCGAACTTATCCACAAAGCTCGAACCATCTTCATCGCTGTCTTGATTATTCTCGCTCTGGCCGCCATTGTTCCcatggcttggcttgagATCAGACGCTGGCGGCGACAACAGCAGCATGCTCGTCTTATTGCTCAAAACTCGTATGACCCTATGGACATTGTCTACATTGCGTCTCGACCCATGACGGCTACTGCGGGCATCAAGATCGCTTCGCACTTCAAGGGCAAGCGACAGATTCTTGTACGATGGCTTATCGCTTATGCAACATCCGTCCCAGCCCTCTTCATTCTGTCTCTTGCAAttgctggcttcttctcttgcttttGCCAgtggcttcttctcaaggcgATTAGAGACCAAGTGCCTGCCCTCGCAGGTCAAGTCGGCGCATTTGctgacgatgttgttgagaaccTCGAAAGCGTTTCGGCTGAATGGGCCCATGATGCCAACGGCGTGATCACTGGTTTCAACAGTGAAATCAACAACGACGTCCTTGGCTATGTTACCAACGCCACGGATGCTGTTAACGACACTCTCAACACATTCATTGATACCATGAATGATGGACTTAACACTGTCTTCAAGGGAACCATCCTCCTTGACCCTATCAAGACAGTCCTTCACTGTGTTATCGGTATCAAGATCGAGAGCGTGCAAAAGGGACTCACCTGGGTTCATGACCACGCCCAGGTCAACTTCCCACTCTTCGAAAACAATACCTTCAGCGAGGGTGCGAAGGACTCGGTTGAAGGTGACTCGGAGCTTAACACGTTCCTGGCATCCCCGTCGTCCGCCACTACTGATGAGGTCACGGGGGCTGTCAAGGCAGTTACAGATTGGCTTCACGGCAAACTGATCCAAGATGCTCTTATTTCTACCGGTATCCTTCTAGTGTATGTACTTGTTGTCCTCATTGGCACAGTATGGACACTTGTCGGCATGGTCTCACCAGACAAGGGCCGCGCTGAAGGTGGTATGCGCTATACTGGAGACAACAGACCGGGCTTGAGTCCTTGTGTCGGACATCATGATCCCGCCAATCCCGATGGCGCAACACACTTTCCTCGTTTTGGGTCCTCCTCTGGCGAGATAGATCACTACAGAGAAGATGCAAGCAGGCATGACGAGAAGTTCATGTCCGGTGCAACAGGGGCCCGTGCTACACAGGTGGACGGTCACCAAAGGAGCAGCTCCTACGGCTACTTAGACACGGCAAGCGGCAAATACTAGGAGTGTCGGAGCCCGATAGCCAGTTGAAGGATGATTTCCCTTGcagtttctttttttcttactCTGGCCCTGGCTGGACCCGCGCCGAGAGAGACGATCCTTTTCAACTGCATGAAGCGATGACTATACGGAAGGCGTCAATATAACGTATCTTGGACATGGAGGCAACTCATATTTATTTCATATGTTTCTCAATTGATATCcagaagggaaaaaaaggTAGTGGTCGTTGGATACTTAGTCTATGTTTCGTGTCTAAGGGATAGTCTTGGGTCTGGTTCGTGTTCTACATTGTTTGTGGTCATGATTTCAACCAGATTGTTTCTAGCCCTAGAATGACACAGTAACAACAAATTGAAGGCTACAATTGCAAATATGGCTGTGTATAGTGGTGTGTGATGCATGCGTGATGAATACATGGCTATTGTGACTGCATAACAGTGCGTAGACTCCCTTTGATCAGTGAAAGTTTGTTCTGTTTCTGATCCAAAGGGTCATTCCTGATGCTAATTCAGCCCTACATGTGGCTCTTTGTTACAAACTGCTTGGCGTCGGAGCTGCTCGACAAAGAGACTCCCTCGTATGTGCCTTAGTCTTCATGTGCATGATGACTGCAGCAAAGGTAAATGCTAGATAATACCCAATCGTAATGTCCGTAATTGCTTACATAGGTAGGAGCACAAGATATGTCACACGATTCAGATGCCATGATGCAAGACCCTGAGATTGCAACCAAAGCTCCATCCAATGTCATGTTGATTGATTCCCCAATTAGGGAATTCCGGAGCCGAAGTGGGTGCTATGATGCTTGATGCAGGGCGGAGTGTGGGCGGAATATGCACCTGCGGGCGACTTGCATGTGCGGGAAGGAGCTAACGAGTCCAATGGCTCAATTGCAGGTGGCGGAACTCGTTCTTCCGGAATCGGTGGCGGAGAATGAGAATGCAGTCACCAACAAACAACCCTCGCCTCAattcttcctttctttctttaaAGATCACCACGTCCTCCCTAGGAATTTCCTCCTTTCAATCTCCATATCATTTCTAGGACCAGAGTCGATAATCAATTCGCTATGGACGCTATCAAACAGACTTTCAGGCGCTGCAAGGAGCAGAACAGGGTCAGTACACCAAATTCCCGTCATGACTGCCCCTCCGCGGGGTAAAACGGCGAGAATACCAACTTTTGCTGGAGGAACAAAGAAACTGACAATGACTCTTCTCTATTAAACAGTCTGCGCTGGTAACATATGTCACTGCTGGTTACCCCAAGCCCGAGGACACACCCAACATCCTCCTGGCTCTCGAGAAGGGTGGCGCCGGTAAGTTTTCCTCGGCTCAATGACGCCTGTGAACTGTACTAACCGAGTCGCAACTCTAGACGTTATCGAAGTCGGTGCGCCGTTCACCGACCCAATTGCCGATGGTCCTACGATCCAAACTGCCAACACGGTTCGTACAGCACCAATCGCTTCGATTAGGCAGGAATTGACTGGTTTAGATCGCTCTCGAGAATGGCGTCACAATCGAGTCCACACTGGCGATGGTGAAGGAGGCCCGATCTCGCGGTCTCAAGGCCCCCGTTATGCTTATGGGATACTACAACCCTCTTCTAAGCTACggtgaggagaagctgcTCCAGGACTGCCACTCCTCTGGTATCAAtggcttcatcgtcgtcgacTTGCCTCCCGAGGAGGCTATTTCCTTCCGAAAGCTCTGCAACAAGGGCCGGTGAGTCAAAACGCCCAAATCGACCTGAGCACAATACTGATTCTATACATAGTCTCTCATATGTTCCTCTTATCGCTCCCGCTACATCAGATACCCGAATGAAGATTCTCTGCCAGCTCGCCGATTCATTCATCTACGTCGTTTCCCGCATGGGCGTCACTGGCGCTACCGGCACTCTTAACGCGAACCTTCCAGACCTTCTGGAGCGAGTGAAGAAGTACAGCGGCAACAAGCCCGCCGCTGTCGGTTTCGGTGTCAGCACTCGAGAGCACTTCCTAAGTGTCGCTACTTTGTCAGACGGTGTCGTCGTCGGCAGTCagatcatcaccaccatcaagAATGCCGCTCCCGGCCAGGCTCTTGCCGATGTCGAGAAGTACTGTGCCTACCTATCAGGTCGCGATTCCGATGAGAACACAAGAGAGGTTGGActtgttgaggctgttgctggtgctAAGGAGCCCAGCGGCGAGAACGTTACCGTCAGTGGTACTGTCACAGATGCCGATATCACTGCCGAGGAGGACAGCGCCCTGGTTGCTCAGCTCGCTGCTCTTCACGGCAAGATCCCCGAGCGATTTGGCGAGTTCGGTGGTCAGTACGTTCCTGAGAGTCTGATGGACTGCCTGTCACAACTGGAGGATGGATTCAATGCGATCAAGGACGACCCTTCTTTCTGGGAGGAGTACCGATCTTACTACGAGTACATGGGGCGACCCGGCCACTTGCACTTGGCTGAGCGACTCACTGAGCACGCTGGTGGTGCCAACATCTGGCTCAAGCGTGAGGATCTGAACCACACTGGTAGTCACAAGATCAACAACGCTCTGGGACAACTTCTCCTTGCTCGAAGACTCGGAAAGAAACGCATTATCGCTGAGACTGGTGCTGGTCAGCACGGTGTTGCTACCGCTACCGTTTGTGCCAAGTTTGGTATGGAGTGCACAGTTTACATGGGAGCTGTAAGTTTAAGCCTATTCGCTGATCTGAATATCGTCACTAATGCATTGAATAGGAGGACGTCCGACGACAGGCCCTCAACGTATTCCGTATGCGGCTTCTCGGCGCCAAGGTTGTTGCTGTCGAAGCTGGCAGCAAGACTCTTCGAGACGCTGTCAACGAGGCCCTCCGCGCTTGGGTCGTTGACTTGGATACTACCCACTACATCATCGGTTCTGCCATCGGACCTCACCCCTTCCCTACCATTGTCCGAACCTTCCAGTCAGTGATCGGTAACGAGACCAAGCAACAAATGCTCGAGAAGCGAGGCAAGCTTCCCGATGCTGTTGTGGCTTGTGTTGGTGGTGGCAGTAACGCTGTCGGCATGTTCTACCCCTTCGAGAATGAGCCTACTGTCAAACTTCTGGGTGTTGAGGCAGGTGGTGACGGTGTTGATACCGCCAGACATAGTGCTACTCTCACTGGTGGTTCCAAGGGTGTCTTACATGGTGTGAGGACATATGTTCTCCAGGACAAGCACGGTCAAATCACTGAGACACATTCCGTTTCCGCTGGTCTTGATTACCCCGGTGTCGGACCTGAGCTGAGCTCTTGGAAGGACAACGAGCGAGCCAAGTTCGTTGCTGCCACTGATGCTGAGGCattccttggcttcaaaCTCATGAGTCAGCTCGAGGGTATCATTCCTGCTCTTGAGACTGCTCACGGTATCTTTGGTGCCATTGAGCTTGCCAAGACAATGAAGAAGGGTGAGGATATTGTCATCTGCCTGAGTGGCCGTGGTGACAAGGACGTGCAGAGCGTCGCTGATGAGCTGCCCAAGTTGGGCCCCAAGATTGGTTGGGATCTCCGTTTCTAGATTAAAAGTGATACCATGTTTGGATTATGTAGCAACCATTGAAATGACAGCATGAACAAAAAAGTCTTTTCTATCGTGGCTCTGGCGGGTTGGTGATACAATGGTTGGAAGGCGTTGAAAATGGGGGGTTTTGGTACATATTATACATAAGACATTTTACACCGTAATCTTTTGCTCGCCTTGTGTCTTTCTGGCTTCCATCTCTGCATCGAGCTCCTTGAATAACAgggcctcgtcctcatctGACAGCTCTTGAATGCCCTCCAAATCAGCCAAATCCTCGTCACCCAACACAAACTCCTGCGCCAGAAGTTCGCCCAGCGTCGCTTGACTACGCTTGCTTAGGGGCCCCGGAGTAGCGAAATCGAGCGCATACTGAATAATATCATCCCGgtcctcaatctccttggGCGGCATACCCAGAACAATACGCTCCTCGTTAAACCGCTTCTGAATATCCTTGGACTGCATGAGTAGCCACCTCAAGTTCCAGCCACCGGGGCCAAGCTCCTTTATCCTGGCGGgcttgctcttgagaagataTTCCTGGAGACCACCCTCTCGGCGGATGGTCTTGAGAACTCGGAGTGTGAGGCGGGTCTTGACGTTGGCTTGTATTGCGGGTAGCCTGAAGACCTTGACGTGAACGTTTGGACGCCAGAATCGACGGGCCTTGTTGTTGTACTTTTCCGCAACAGTGTTACCGAAACGAATTCTCGCTGAGCCGTATAGACCCTTGTTGGACTGCTTGTAGACTCTCCGCTCGCCATAGGGGTATGGGGGGATCAGACGGTTGGGCAGAAGATGTGACTTGATCGTCTTGGTCTGCTGAGGAAGAGTTGTGCTGAATAGTCGAGCGGGAGtcgctgttgatgatgaggccaGGGCCCTCAGAGCCGGCCGAGCGGGGGCCCAGGACGCCATGATATTCGTTATCGAATCTCGGAGTGTGATTTTCTGGTTATATACGAGACATCGGCCTTCAATTGACGTCGAGGCGGGCGGAGATTTTCGAGCGCGGAGTGCCCCCTTCGAGATGCGCTGATCGTCGACGATATCAATGACCTTTTGGAGTTGAGATTTTTGGGCTGTCGTTGTTCGGAGGGGCGTGATGTTCCGGCGCCGGAGACGTGGGCCGTTTAACTTGAGGGAATTGCCCAATCAGGTGATTTCGTGGTGTCTTCGCGATGGGATCCACTACAGCTTCACTATCAACAAAGCAAACAATGAGTATTTGTTGACAGCGGGATCTGACCTGATCTGAcctgatctgatctgatatACGATGGCCATGTTTCCTCCTGTGGAAGTCTCTGTTCTTCAGAATAATCCTGATTTTGCGAATCTCTATAGTAAACTTACTAATCTTGTACTTAATCCTGATGGATCGACTAAGGAGGATCCCAGAGCTAAAGAGCGAGCTGCAGTTCGAGAGGTGAGACTACTCCGTGGTTATCGTTTCAATAATGGTGTTGTATTCTGACTTGGGGTATAGGAACTCAACCGCAGGCGTCTTGTCTGCGCGAAACAACATCTCTTAACTCTCGCcatctcatcagcaacaCCATCAAGCACACCGCCCGTAACAAGAGCTTCCTCCCGCCTACGAGCACCTCAAAATCAACAACCTACAGAGTCAAGATCGCAATTACAGCAACAGCCTTCGCTTCCAGAACCTCtacttgatcttcttctcatcctccctCCACTTCTCGACGCCAACAATccgcctcttcctcaagatACCCTCCAGCTCCTATTCGCCCATCCTCCCCTTTCAGACCTTGAGACTCTCCTTCCAGCTCTTGCACCAGTCATCGCATCGAATTTACGGACCTGGGCATTAGGTCTTGCACGAATCGCTCATCCGTCTACGAATCCATCCTTTCTCCATCGACATATTGCTTCGCTGCCAGCTACCCTCACGTCCTGGCGTTCTGACCTCACAGCTGCAGAAGCAGATCTGAGCACTCACCGGTTACGCTCCCTGGCCGCGTTGACAACTCTTCTTCAGTCCGCCAGCAATGCTTTGAGTCTTCTCGTCCGCGCTCTTGAAGTAAAGCACGGCGTTGTAGCCCGCAGTCTTGAGCTCCGCGCCGCAGATGTCGCCCTTCAAGCTCGTCGTCACGACGCCGATGCTGCTATAGCTGCTGCCTCTGTGCGCCGCGCGGTCTACACACCCGAAGCAATTGCTGCTCTGAAGAACTATGGCGCGCACTTGCGCGATGCTAGAATGCGAGGTGAGGAGCGCATTCGCGGTCTGCAGGCTGAGTTGGGAGAGTACGGCGTCGGTGTTGATGGCGGAGAGAcaaaggagaggaagatgagggagaTGTCGAGGGTATATCGGGACATGGCGAGACAAATGGATGAAGTAAAAAGAGACCTGGACCGACTGAACCAGGGTTAACGAGGGGTGGTAATTGTGAGACACAATGTGTTTCAAACTATTCACGCTGTATGAAAGATAATGATGGCACAAGAGCGGCGCGAATTGCTAGCATACCTTAGACTTAATACCTACTTAGATCGAATGTATATATCTTCACATTTCCAAACTCAGTATGAGGTGCTGGAGAGGTAGCGAACGCATAGAACGTCTTCTATATAGGTTACTCGTACATGTATTTTCAGATTCTCTTCGTCTCGTCATTAGTTCTCCAAGTCTGATACTAGACTTGGGCCCTAGACTTGGGGTATTTTCAATCCATCCGACCCGACAGCTTTCATGGCCGTAGCTGTCTTTTTGCATCCAAGAGATCACTTTTCAAAGCAGTGTGATCACTGGACGCACATCCTTCTCATTTTATACTCTGGTCATTTCGTATTTAACCCTTGACCTTGTAGATGGCCTCGGCAAGCCGACCAACGTTCTCAGAAGTGATACCAGCGACAGAGATACGGCCGTCCTTGGTAGCGTAGACGGAGAACTCCTCAGCAAGGCGAgtcatctcctcagcagtcAGACCGGTGTAGGCGAACATGCCGATCTGGCTGGTGATGTGAGACCAGTCGTGCTTGGAgccgagcttctcaaggttcTCCTTGAGGAGGGCACGCATGGTGATGATGCGGTCAGCCATCTGCTTGACCTCACCGAGCCACTGCTTGTAGAGAGTAgggctgttgaggatctcgGAGGCGATGCGGGCACCGTGGATAGGAGGGTTGGAGTACAGAGGTcggatgatgatcttgagctGAGAGTCGACACGCTTCTTCTCGTCGGCATCGGCGCAGACAAGGGAGAAGGCACCAATACGCTCACCATAGAGACCCTATGAGATTGTTAGCTGGCTGTTTTAGATATCACATGTAAATTTGTTTAGCGTACCATGTTCTTGGCAAAAGACTGGCACAGGGCAATGTTGTGGCCCTGCTCAACGAAGTAGCGGACAGCGAAGGCATCCTTGTCGGTGTCACCGCTGGCAAAGCCCTGGTAAGCCATATCGAAGAAGGCGA encodes the following:
- a CDS encoding tryptophan synthase (At least one base has a quality score < 10), encoding MDAIKQTFRRCKEQNRSALVTYVTAGYPKPEDTPNILLALEKGGADVIEVGAPFTDPIADGPTIQTANTIALENGVTIESTLAMVKEARSRGLKAPVMLMGYYNPLLSYGEEKLLQDCHSSGINGFIVVDLPPEEAISFRKLCNKGRLSYVPLIAPATSDTRMKILCQLADSFIYVVSRMGVTGATGTLNANLPDLLERVKKYSGNKPAAVGFGVSTREHFLSVATLSDGVVVGSQIITTIKNAAPGQALADVEKYCAYLSGRDSDENTREVGLVEAVAGAKEPSGENVTVSGTVTDADITAEEDSALVAQLAALHGKIPERFGEFGGQYVPESLMDCLSQLEDGFNAIKDDPSFWEEYRSYYEYMGRPGHLHLAERLTEHAGGANIWLKREDLNHTGSHKINNALGQLLLARRLGKKRIIAETGAGQHGVATATVCAKFGMECTVYMGAEDVRRQALNVFRMRLLGAKVVAVEAGSKTLRDAVNEALRAWVVDLDTTHYIIGSAIGPHPFPTIVRTFQSVIGNETKQQMLEKRGKLPDAVVACVGGGSNAVGMFYPFENEPTVKLLGVEAGGDGVDTARHSATLTGGSKGVLHGVRTYVLQDKHGQITETHSVSAGLDYPGVGPELSSWKDNERAKFVAATDAEAFLGFKLMSQLEGIIPALETAHGIFGAIELAKTMKKGEDIVICLSGRGDKDVQSVADELPKLGPKIGWDLRF